AAAGAAGATCTAAATCTGAAATCATTTCATTATAATTTAAATATTTATGAGGAAAAGATAATTTAGACATAAGATCTCCTTTAGTATTTTGGATTTTTTTATTCTTGAATATCAAAATTGTGATAGACGTTTTGTACGTCATCATGTTCTTCTAATTTATCAATTAATTCAAGAGCAATTTTGGCATTTTCTCCAGATAAAGAAACAGAATTATCAGGAATAAGTTCAAGACCTGCTTTTTCAAAGGGGATCTCTGCTTTTACTAAGGCTTCACGGACTTGTGCAAAAGAAGTGACCTCAGTGTAGACTGTAGTAAAGTTGTCTTCTGTTAAGACATCATCAGCACCTGATTCAAGAGCGATTTCCATTATTTTATCTTCAGCAACCTTCTGTGCATTAATAACAAATACACCCTTTTTTTTGAACATCCATGCAACAACACCCATTTCTCCCATGTTTCCGCCATGTTTTTGAAAGATGCGCCGTAACTCTGGATGTGTGCGATTGCGATTATCAGTTAAAACTTCTACCATTATTGCTGAACCTGCAGGTCCATATCCTTCATAAGTGATTTCTTCGAAACTCATTCCAGTCATTTCGCCTGAGCCTTTTTTAATAGCACGCTCAATATTATCTTTTGGCATGCTATTGTCTCTAGCTTTGTTTACTGCAGCACGGAGAGCTGAGTTGGAATTGATATCGCTTCCAGCACGTGCTGAGACCATGATTTCACGTGCAAGTTTAGTAAAAAGTCTTGCCTTAGCTGCGGCACTGGAAGCCATTCTGCCGGCAACGGTATTATGTCGTCCCATAAAAATTCCTTACAGATATAGAAATTAATATTTGCACAAAACTTATTCAATAATGTGCTCTTAAATACATTAAGAGATTTACCACTAAGATTTAAGATTGAAAAGGGCTTATTGAGTTGCAATATAAGAAACAAATTAAACTAAAATTATTTTTAATCTAAAAGGTAAATTTAAGAAAGAATATTAATTTTAACCTTCCTCTAATAGGATAATGCATTCATTTAATAGTAATATAAGTATTTTGATTTAGAAGCTCTAAAAATTTGGGTGTTAACTAAATCTCTGATACTGTTACGTCTATATATTTAGTGGTATTGGTTTAACTTTTGTGAGGTGAGTGAATGGAAATGAATGATGTAAAAGAAAATACAACAAAAAAAAGCACTAATTCTAGAAAAGAAAAAGTTGCAGTTGTTAGTACAGTGCGTACTCCATTTGTAAAATCTTTCGGTGTTTTTGAACAAGAGACAGCATTATCTTTAAGTTTA
This is a stretch of genomic DNA from Pigmentibacter ruber. It encodes these proteins:
- a CDS encoding YebC/PmpR family DNA-binding transcriptional regulator, whose protein sequence is MGRHNTVAGRMASSAAAKARLFTKLAREIMVSARAGSDINSNSALRAAVNKARDNSMPKDNIERAIKKGSGEMTGMSFEEITYEGYGPAGSAIMVEVLTDNRNRTHPELRRIFQKHGGNMGEMGVVAWMFKKKGVFVINAQKVAEDKIMEIALESGADDVLTEDNFTTVYTEVTSFAQVREALVKAEIPFEKAGLELIPDNSVSLSGENAKIALELIDKLEEHDDVQNVYHNFDIQE